A genomic stretch from Strongyloides ratti genome assembly S_ratti_ED321, chromosome : 1 includes:
- a CDS encoding PAN-1 domain and Apple-like domain-containing protein, with protein MKKNILIFLLLLINLLASTEIDEGHCPLVFNVKKLNINEISKIDSYFINFNTTSVNECAKFCGQRHFCRTAEYNPIDKSCSISYKQTLNCYTNYERFSSYHIDKKNLQNYIYRISCANYCDSKFNSNPHSSEKTQEHKDVINSINGNDEFGKYINEIPKIILELQRKLGGDTEIHTQLIPVERKTEEKIKEIEHKNGSLTRQIEKVETEIKEVKGQLIKMGQVDGEIEEKVKGIIEYVEKDNNREVNVLSDNLSKSLDDNILNKISSMKTFKVISGDIPLPIQRFPKMRGIRTEVKGDSITYDLPNEPVVINGRVVGYQEKSDKNYNGVDVFYNSKEYNSHEFNYSSKENIDTNNAVEYCYRVINEQELMYADYKTLENVSLNKCRCACAESWLNMKDPICLSIQYFKDSSKCVLNKGDHHGRYDLVYNPNTIYYHTSCTRNVFLSTVNSICNFTLGSSKNTTKTVRIKNNNNNNNINNVISDKVIKEEVTPKIVSSQKTSDECFEVIPGYNMIGVTGGIENNVTLEECKCFCAHGKNLNRYKFQCLSATYFHDQGDCILNIADKVLRPKAFVKNYIKNYKVSYIGMSCSFNRYLTDIFKDFNLHKCRINDYEERKKNINNKKVIFDKKTKNTDNCFIEMPSYVLEGTAMALETNVTIEECKCYCIDSENRYGIICQSFQYYYDSSTCLLNNENKDSNPEKFSHNILSDTSHSYFHFICYSQTILLSSYVDQVCINILDEKLPKVELKDEKNKNIDGDLSQDSRLSYSNINHPDKQDKFVQKIYDDASKKQVITTTTINYVLSNDKKTTIKKNKLYQTTSKQGITTYKYSSNNKNNNINEEDNNISIENNEIDLDDSNVNDNEILSTTEYPLTTVDDSSEIEITTKNEELLTERLKNIGPCFYNALYNRLFNGNKLIKRVEVDSAVQCFQYCHIYKCRSANLIVSTGTIRICELYKDSVVDYRRSDILEFARGGAHFDTIKCQVKEKISN; from the exons atgaaaaaaaatattttgatatttttattattattaataaatttattagcATCTACTGAAATTGATGAAGGGCATTGTCCATTagtatttaatgttaaaaaattaaatattaatgaaatatcAAAGATTGActcatattttataaa ttttaataCAACATCAGTTAATGAATGTGCTAAATTTTGTGGTCAAAGACATTTTTGTAGAACAGCTGAGTATAATCCAATTGATAAGAGTTGTTCAATATCATATAAACAAACTTTAAATTGTTATACAAATTATGAAAGATTTTCATCATAtcatattgataaaaaaaatttacaaaattatatttataggaTAAGTTGTGCTAATTATTGTGATTCAAAATTCAATTCAAATCCACATTCAAGTGAAAAGACACAAGAACATAAAGATGTTATAAATTCAATAAACGGAAATGATGAATTTGGTAAATACATAAATGAAATacctaaaattattttagagTTGCAAAGAAAATTGGGAGGTGATACAGAAATTCATACACAATTAATACCGGTTGAAAGAAAGActgaagaaaaaataaaagaaattgaacATAAAAATGGTAGTTTAACAAGACAAATTGAAAAAGTTGAAACGGAAATAAAAGAAGTAAAAGGTCAATTAATTAAGATGGGACAAGTTGATGGTGAAATTGAAGAAAAAGTAAAAGGAATTATTGAATATGttgaaaaagataataatagaGAAGTTAATGTATTATCAgataatttatctaaaagtttagatgataatattttaaataaaatttcttcaatGAAAACATTTAAAGTAATTTCTGGTGATATACCATTACCTATTCAAAGATTTCCAAAAATGAGAGGTATTAGAACAGAAGTTAAAGGTGATTCTATAACGTATGATTTACCAAATGAACCAGTTGTTATTAATGGAAGAGTTGTAGGTTATCAAGAAAAATctgataaaaattacaatggTGTTGatgtattttataatagtaaagaatataattcacatgaatttaattattcaagtaaagaaaatattgataCAAATAATGCTGTTGAATATTGTTATAGAGTAATAAATGAACAAGAATTAATGTATGCTGattataaaacattagaAAATGTTTCACTTAATAAATGTAGATGTGCATGTGCAGAATCATGGCTTAATATGAAAGATCCAATTTGTTTAAGtattcaatattttaaagattctTCAAAATGTGTCTTAAATAAAGGTGATCATCATGGAAGGTATGATCTTGTTTATAATCCAAATactatatattatcatacaTCATGTACAAGAAATg tttTTCTTTCTACAGTTAATTCAATATGTAATTTTACATTAGGATCATCTAAAAATACAACAAAAACTGTtcgtattaaaaataacaataataataataatatcaataatgttatatcagataaagttataaaagaAGAAGTTACCCCTAAAATTGTGTCATCTCAAAAAACATCAGATGAATGTTTTGAAGTTATTCCAGGATATAATATGATTGGTGTAACAGGTGGAATAGAAAATAATGTTACATTAGAAGAATGTAAATGTTTTTGTGCTCatggaaaaaatttaaatagatataaatttCAATGTCTTTCAGCAACATACTTTCATGATCAAGGTGattgtatattaaatattgctGATAAAGTACTCCGACCTAAGGCATTTGTCaagaattatataaaaaattataaagtttCATACATTGGAATGTCATGTTCATTTAATAGATATCTTacagatatttttaaagattttaatCTTCATAAATGTAGGATAAATGATTATGaggaaagaaaaaaaaatattaataataaaaaagtaatttttgataaaaaaacaaaaaatacagataattgttttattgaAATGCCAAGTTATGTATTAGAAGGAACTGCTATGGCATTAGAAACTAATGTAACAATTGAAGAATGTAAATGTTATTGTATTGATTCTGAAAATAGATATGGAATTATTTGTCAAagttttcaatattattatgattcAAGTAcatgtttattaaataatgaaaataaagattCAAATCCAGAAAAGTTTAGTCACAATATATTATCTGATACTTCACATagttattttcattttatttgttattctCAAACAATTCTTTTATCATCATATGTAGATCAGGtatgtattaatattttagatgAAAAATTGCCTAAAGTAGAATTGAAAGATGAAAAGAACAAGAATATTGATGGAGATTTAAGCCAAGATTCTCGTTTATCttattcaaatattaatCATCCTGATAAACAAGATAAATTtgttcaaaaaatatatgatgaTGCAAGTAAAAAACAAGTTATTACTACTACAACAATTAATTATGTATTAtctaatgataaaaagacaactattaaaaaaaataaactttatcaAACAACATCTAAACAGGGTATTAcaacatataaatattcttctaataataaaaataataatataaatgaagaagataataatatttcaattgaaaataatgaaattgatTTAGATGATTCAAATgtaaatgataatgaaattttatcaacaaCAGAATATCCATTAACCACTGTTGATGATTCATCAGAAATTGAGataacaacaaaaaatgaAGAACTTTTAACAGAacgtttaaaaaatataggtCCATGTTTCTATAATGCGTTATATAATCGTTTATTTAAtggaaataaattaataaaacgTGTAGAAGTAGATTCAGCAGTTCAATGTTTCCAATATTgtcatatttataaatgtagATCAGCAAATTTGATAGTTTCAACTGGAACTATAAGAATCTGTGAACTGTATAAAGATTCAGTTGTAGATTATAGACGTTCAGATATTCTTGAATTTGCTCGTGGTGGAGCACATTTTGATACAATAAAATGTcaagtaaaagaaaaaattagtaattaa
- a CDS encoding N-acetyltransferase ESCO, zinc-finger domain and N-acetyltransferase ESCO, acetyl-transferase domain-containing protein, whose amino-acid sequence MSNSNNLITNYFKSTTPLLKRSLPIEIDKCSNSHFGQTKIKRKYINDSDKRQQRLDFGQRNIGPIYCRDCEYVYEQTNPEDVKAHDKYHNRAFTVDAFKVTSKQLEIWKEVHFYKEDENKLYFHIKKTSKSTLIKKIEILLEETLNKELEEESKNIWGSLNTREGYVYIEKISNKSSYIGGIAFVEYFKEAKILKSFETVKGNFLGLYILWVHPLIRRKKIGTNLLDVIREIHLPLIYFSKDSFLIDHSTQVFEDFISSYTDKHISDILTFVT is encoded by the exons atgtcaaatagtaataatttgataacaaattattttaaatctaCAACACCATTGTTAAAACGATCATTACCAATTGAAATTGATAAGTGCAGTAATTCTCATTTTGGACAAACCaagataaaaagaaaatatattaatgatagTGATAAGAGACAACAGAGATTAGACTTTGGGCAACGTAATATTGGACCTATATATTGTAGAGATTGTGAATATGTTTATGAACAAACAAATCCAGAAGATGTTAAAGCACATGATAAGTACCATAATCGTGCTTTTACTGTTGATGCATTTAAAGTGACATCAAAACAATTAGAAATTTGGAAaga agtACATTTCTATAAGGAAGAtgaaaataaactttattttcatattaaaaaaacttcaAAATCAAcgttaatcaaaaaaattgaaattttattagaagaaacattaaataaagaattagaagaggaatcaaaaaatatttgggGTTCATTAAATACCAGGGAAGGATAtgtatatattgaaaaaatttctaataagTCATCGTATATTGGAGGGATAGCATTTgtggaatattttaaagaagcaaaaattttaaaaagttttgag aCGGTCAAAGGAAATTTTCTTGGATTATATATTCTTTGGGTTCATCCATTAATAAGGAGGAAAAAGATTGGTACAAATCTTCTAGATGTTATAAGAGAAATTCATTTACCcttgatatatttttcaaaggattcttttttaattgatcATAGTACACAAGTTTTTGAAGATTTTATTTCATCATATACTGATAAGCATATTTCAGATATTTTGACTTTTGtaacataa
- a CDS encoding FI18412p1 translates to MACGVTFLTGIIQVILGIVNAGLFAVYLSDPLIKGLTSGAAIHVLISQMKGITGVDVAVKSSESFGFITYLIYFFSNIKTICWQACLTTILGGGLLIFSKEYIDKKLSQCNIKFKFPMEMIVVTFSTLTIYLLYDVFKVNVRIQYVGKVDHGMRAPQMLDFSHWTSMIKTAFFIAIVCFVIHFALAKTIAKMDNEQINVNQEWLALGLMNGVSSFFGCFASGASMSRTITQYKLGAKSQLSTVVTVLINLGVIYGGSKYLFYLPKPILSVIVMVALKDLLCQLTIGRTYWQHSIIDFLIWLVTLLCVLFFDVESGFCSGLIFSLFTVVFRTQWPESCTLGRIPEEVPGIKIFRYDAPLYYANTECFLQSLYEAVGIDPIGAFQKVKENVEKKTSSIVVKAKESEDLEANTPLYKEKNEETRIVLSKEVERINGSSFRKIINEKSVPLCKDNEEADGSKDDINAFPYVDIMGKDILIQAYNEFKVVGIKVFYAGAKVSVRQSFENTNFYDYVPKFNLYVSIADAVAQAQNERNLLIHPNKLRI, encoded by the exons atgGCGTGTGGAGTTACTTTTTTAACTGGAATTATTCAAGTTATTCTTGGTATCGTAAATGCTGGCTTATTTGCAGTTTATTTATCAGATCCTTTAATCAAAGGTTTAACATCTGGTGCAGCTATTCATGTTCTGATAAGTCAAATGAAAGGCATAACTGGTGTTGATGTTGCTGTTAAATCTTCAGAATCTTTTGGTTTTATAActtatttgatatattttttttcaaatatcaAAACTATATGTTGGCAAGCTTGTTTAACAACAATCTTAGGTGGTGGATTGTTGATTTTTTCAAAGgaatatattgataaaaaactttcgcaatgtaatataaaatttaaattccCGATGGAAATGATAGTTGTTACTTTTTCAACActaacaatatatttattgtatgaTGTTTTCAAAGTTAATGTTAG aattcaATATGTTGGAAAAGTAGATCATGGAATGCGTGCACCCCAGATGTTAGATTTTTCACATTGGACTTCAATGATAAAAACAGCTTTTTTTATTGCTATTGTTTGTTTTGTTATTCATTTTGCCTTAGCAAAAACTATAGCAAAAATGGATAATGAACAAATTAACGTTAATCAAGAATGGTTAGCTTTAGGATTAATGAATGGAGTTTCGTCGTTTTTTGGTTGTTTTGCTAGTGGTGCTTCAATGAGTAGAACGATAACACAATATAAATTAGGAGCTAAATCACAACTTTCAACTGTAGTAACTGTTTTAATTAATCTTGGAGTTATTTATGGTGGTTCAaagtatcttttttatttaccaaAGCCTATATTATCAGTTATTGTTATGGTTGCATTGAAGGATCTTCTTTGTCAATTAACTATTGGACGAACTTATTGGCAACATTCGATTATAGATTTTCTTATTTGGTTGGTAACACTTTTATgcgttttattttttgatgtaGAATCAGGATTTTGTTCTGGTTTGATTTTTTCACTTTTTACTGTAGTATTTAGAACACAATGGCCAGAAAGTTGTACGTTAGGAAGAATTCCAG AAGAGGTACCtggtataaaaatttttagatatgATGCTCCATTATATTATGCCAATACAGAATGTTTTCTTCAAAGTCTTTATGAAGCTGTTGGAATTGATCCTATTGGAGCCTTTCAAAAAGTTAAAGAAAACGTGGAAAAAAAGACTAGTTCTATTGTTGTTAAAGCAAAAGAGTCTGAAGATCTTGAAGCTAATACACCTTTATACAAAGAGAAAAATGAAGAAACAAGAATTGTTTTGAGTAAAGAAGTTGAAAGAATCAATGGATCATcgtttagaaaaataataaatgaaaaaagtgTTCCTCTATGCAAAGATAATGAAGAAGCTGATGGTTCAAAAGATGATATTAATG CCTTTCCTTACGTTGACATTATGGGTAAGGATATTCTTATTCAAGCATACAATGAGTTTAAAGTTGTTGgaattaaagttttttatgCTGGGGCAAAAGTTTCTGTACGACAATCTTTtgaaaatacaaatttttatgattatgttcctaaatttaatttatatgtatcAATAGCAGATGCTGTAGCTCAGGCGCAAAatgaaagaaatttattaattcatcctaataaattaagaatttaa
- a CDS encoding Guanine nucleotide binding protein (G-protein), alpha subunit family and G protein alpha subunit, helical insertion domain and P-loop containing nucleoside triphosphate hydrolase domain-containing protein, whose translation MGASFCKGDKVEDEKIAVHKTIEADIKIEKQKERKRLKILLLGSGDSGKSTIAKQMRIIHSNGFNDTEALNYSFMIKQNIITSLHYYALEIFNRNIEVNDNEVELFNRFVHKHILINDEDDENQVKIINLFMSYNCFKEISESNKRFYYPDNTDYLFNNIKRILAPGYLPTSQDIIQVRAATTGVHELRFEFKNFTIRLIDVGGQKTERRKWIHSFEGVAAILFVVSLAGFDQTLEEDPSINRLDDSIELFYTILSNEFLLKSNIILFMNKKDIFENKLSKVKFSDFYPNYKGGNTFDECSKFIEQLFLKDIPPKGRQVYSHFTNATDTENINLMFAAACDIILQNNLSQAGMQ comes from the exons atgGGTGCTTCTTTTTGTAAAGGTGATAAAGTTGAGGACGAAAAAATTGCTGTTCATAAAACTATTGAAGcagatattaaaattgagaaacaaaaagaaagaaaacgtttgaaaatacttttattag gtaGTGGTGATAGTGGCAAATCAACGATAGCTAAACAAATGag aattattcATTCAAATGGTTTTAACGATACTGAAGCGTTAAATTATAGttttatgataaaacaaaatataattacatcattacattattatgctttagaaatatttaatcgAAATATTGAAGTAAATGATAATGAAGTTGAGTTATTTAATAGATTTGTTCACAagcatattttaataaatgatgaAGATGATGAGAATcaagttaaaataataaatctttttatgagttataattgttttaaggAAATTAGTGAAtcaaataaaagattttattatcCTGATAACAcagattatttatttaataatattaaaagaattttggCACCTGGATATTTGCCAACATCACAAGATATAATTCAAGTTCGTGCTGCAACAACAGGAGTTCATGAATTAAgatttgaatttaaaaattttaccattCGATTAATTGATGTTGGTGGGCAAAAAACAGAAAGACGTAAATGGATTCATAGTTTTGAAGGTGTTGCAGCAATACTTTTTGTTGTATCATTAGCAGGTTTTGATCAAACATTAGAAGAAGATCCATCAATTAATCGTCTCGATGATAGTATAGAATTGTTTTATACTATCTTGTCAAatgaatttcttttaaaaagtaatataattctttttatgaataaaaaagatatatttgaaaataaattatcaaaggTAAAATTTTCTGACTTTTATCCAAATTATAAAGGCGGTAATACATTTGATGAATGctcaaaatttattgaacAGCTGTTTTTGAag GATATACCACCAAAAGGAAGGCAAGTTTATTCACATTTTACAAATGCTACTGATacagaaaatataaatttaatgtttgcTGCAGCTTGTGATATAATACTTCAAAACAATCTTTCGCAGGCTGGAAtgcaataa